From Skermanella sp. TT6, a single genomic window includes:
- a CDS encoding LuxR C-terminal-related transcriptional regulator — protein MKILIGDDHLLFREGLRRLLEQLSADATFTDASTFDEVLELVQNGGDTFDLILIDLQMPGWPGFSGLEQVCTEASDTPVVVVSASENQADVRSSLDAGAAGFIPKSSSVKIMLSALNLVFSGGIYLPPSAIHADVAAKATPIKVETEHGGDRGSNHHQLTQRQWEVLNCLREGKSNKQIAYELGLSEGTVKIHVTAIFKSLGVKNRTQAVIVASELQR, from the coding sequence ATGAAAATATTGATTGGCGACGACCATTTGCTGTTCAGGGAAGGATTGCGTCGTCTGCTGGAACAACTGAGTGCCGATGCGACCTTCACCGACGCCAGCACGTTCGATGAAGTACTGGAACTCGTCCAGAACGGCGGTGATACGTTCGATCTGATCCTGATCGATCTCCAGATGCCCGGATGGCCGGGCTTCTCCGGATTGGAGCAGGTCTGCACCGAGGCTTCGGACACCCCGGTCGTCGTGGTGTCGGCGTCGGAGAACCAGGCCGACGTCCGCAGTTCGCTGGATGCCGGTGCCGCCGGCTTCATCCCGAAGTCGTCGAGCGTCAAGATCATGCTCAGTGCCCTGAACCTCGTGTTCTCCGGCGGAATCTATCTTCCCCCTTCGGCGATCCATGCTGACGTCGCGGCCAAGGCGACTCCTATCAAGGTCGAGACGGAGCATGGCGGCGACCGGGGCTCCAACCATCACCAGTTGACCCAGCGCCAATGGGAGGTGTTGAACTGCCTGCGCGAAGGCAAGTCCAACAAGCAGATCGCCTATGAGCTGGGATTGTCCGAAGGGACGGTGAAGATCCACGTTACCGCCATCTTCAAGTCGCTCGGCGTCAAGA